The sequence below is a genomic window from Dyadobacter chenwenxiniae.
AAGCACATGTAGGCGGCAAAGACTTTAGAAGACTTAGGTTATTAGTTTATTTCAAACTTCAATTTCTTAAGAGTACATACAGTCTGATCAACGTTTTCTGTCATGCCGGTAGCCTCAGAGAATGTGTAAGTAGTGGCCATTATTCGTCAAGTCATGCATGTTTTGTCTATGGCCAGTTATTGAATTACTGGTAAGTACTAGCTATTATCACTAATCTAAGGAGCAATTGTTAGAAATATTACGACCTAAGGTCTGAATAACTCTGTTTGGCCAATGGATTTGTGCACAAACTACCAGCACATAGTGACAAGCTGATTGCTAAATTTAGGCGGCAATTGGCGGGGTGGTTTCCAGATAAGATATGACGCGAACTTCGGTAAAAGTTGGGTTGAATAATTTAAAATCTTTTACAAAATCATCTTCAAATACCTGGCAGTTGGTATAGAAACAAAATGATTTAAACTTGGTAATTCCATTATCGTTTGCAGACATTTCAATTGTAAAGTGACCCATAGCAGTTGTGACAGTGTTTAGTTAAGAAGAACTTAGTATTTGTAAGTAGTTTATTTATTAACAAAAATTACTTGAAAAGCGTTGCCTAGAGGTTGTAAATCAGATGCTTGCAGCTTCCAGTTCAATGAAGTTTACAGCTGGTTGGAAGACCATTATCGGCGTTTCACTACGTCCAATCAGATTGTCTATGTAGGAGATGAAACACATAGAAGATTTACCCCATTTGAAGCGTTTTTTTGTAATTTTTTGCCAACTTCGACTCGGCACATAGTATGGAAGTATTGACCGTTTCCGCTTACAACCGACAAATAACATAATCGAGAGAAAGATACGATTTAGTGCATAAGCCAGCTTGTCCTTGCGGGAACTTTGAAGATTAGCCTTTGCATTTTCAAGATGTTTTTAGGTTGTGCCTTAAAACTAACGGAGAGCATCTCACTCTAATAACAATTTTACTTGTAGCATTCTCGAAACCCGATGTTTTTGGAAGTGATTAAAATCCCGAATATTAACTTGGCTCTCAAGGCATCATTCTGAAAATAAATATTTTCAGATACAACCAATTAACAATTTCTATGAGTATTTGGACGGCATTAGTGTGAAATACACTGATGATAAATAAATTTGTAAAGTGGAAAATTCGCTTATCTGTTATCTTCAGAGAATCAGATCGCTCTCCTCAGTTCAGAAGGAGTTGATATCTGCTGCGTTCCATCCTTTAAAAGTAAAGGAAGATGCCTGTCTGTTCACCGGCGGGACCGTGTGTCATCAACTGTATTTCATTACCAAAGGGGTCCTGAAATTTGTATCCTCTGACGATCAGGGTAAGGATGCCATCCATTTTTTTCTTCAGGAAAATCATTTTTGTACCATCCTGGATAGTTTTCTCAATCAGAAAGTGACTGATGACCGCATTCAGGCCGCGTGTGAAGCCGAAGTACTCACTGTTAATTTTCTGGCACTACAGAAGGTCTACCAGCAGTTTCCTGAATTTAAATCTTTGCTTGATGACATCTTCCAGCGGCAGCTTCTGGAGAAGGTAAACTTGCGTAATGCCTACCTGAACAGAGATGCACTTAGCCGTTACCTGTTGTTTATTGAAAGGCAGCCGGACATCGCCTTACGCGTCAAAATGCAGGATGTCGCATCCTACCTGGGAATTGCACCACAGTCCCTGAGCCGGTTGCGTAAGCAAATTTCTTAACGATGTTGCTTTTTAACATATGTGAAGTGTAGCCTGTTTGCAAATTCTGAATTTTGCAGCTGGTTAAATTTAACATATGGAAAATCAAATAAACAGTTTATTAGCAGGAAAGCGGGTAGTTATCTTAGGTGGAAGTTCTGGTATCGGAATGGCCACAGCACAGGCTGCAGCAGCTGAAGGTGCCGAAGTGATCATTGTATCAGGCACTCCGCAGCGGATTGAGCAGGCCTTGCAAACACTGCCCGCGACCGCGCAAGGGCACGCCGCAGATCTTCGCCAGGAAGAAAATATTAAAAACGCGTTCCAAGCCATCGGCCGTTTTGACCATCTAGTGTATACGGCAGGCGAAAACCTGACTTTAAACACCATTGATGGAACAGAGCTGGCCGATGCGCAGCGGTTTTTCATCCTACGTTTTTGGAGCGCTTTTGCTGCGGTTAAATATGGTGCTCAGCTCATTAACGCAGGGGGTTCGATTACACTTACCAGCGGAACTGCAAACGCCCGTCCGGGAAAGGGCTGGAGCGTTGCCAGCAGCATCTGCGGGGCTGTTGAAGGCTTTGTTAGAGCGATGGCCGTGGAACTGGCGCCTGTACGAGTTAACAGCGTGGTACCTGGCGTAGTAAAGACGAACCTTTGGGGTGCCATGAGCGAGCAGGACCGGGAAGGGCTTTACAACTCGATGGGTGAGAGCTACCTTGTCAAACGTGTCGGCGAAGCTAACGACATTGCCCAGGCACACCTGTATCTGATGAAACAACAATTTGGTACCGGACAAAATCTGGTTATTGATGGTGGGGGCCTATTGGTTTAAAACCATCTGAATGAAAAGAGCTGTATGGAACGTTATACAGCTCTTTTTATGCCGATCTTTTTCAAATGCAAGCGTCGTTAAATTTAAAGTGAATGAAGCAGAGTTGTCGGCGAATTAAGCTTGCCCTGCAGGCAACCTATTTTAAGAATTAAAGCTTTCGGCACTTCCGGTTTTCATCCTTCCAGTTCGCAGTAAGCAACTGCTCGTAGCCACCTTTCAGGAATAAAATAAATCAAATCCACCTACAAAATGGCCGGGCTGGTATGTGTTACTTGGATTTAAGATCTATTCCAGCTAGAAGAATTTTTGTGGCTAATTCCATATTTCTGTCGGCATTACTAGACAATCCCATCCAGTCTACTTCAATTCTACTCAACTTTTCTACAATATCGTCATTGCTTGCACCATGTATAATGAGACCAAATATTTGAAGGGTATAGGGAGAATATTCATTCCTTGCTTCGGGCATATCATTTATGCCAATAGGATCCCATTCTCCCAAAAAGAGATTATCTATAAAGTTGTATAATTGATCTTGGTGTTCACTTAGCCTCCTAAAATTTGTCATAGTCGCGTGAATTACGAAATATTATGAAGCTACAAATTTTCACTATACAACCCGCACTTAATTTCGTTCCAAAATCACCAATTCCTCAATTATCGTTTTGCCATTATCGTAATAAACCTTCTCATTACTACCTATATAAATTTTATCCAGTTCCATT
It includes:
- a CDS encoding Crp/Fnr family transcriptional regulator, giving the protein MENSLICYLQRIRSLSSVQKELISAAFHPLKVKEDACLFTGGTVCHQLYFITKGVLKFVSSDDQGKDAIHFFLQENHFCTILDSFLNQKVTDDRIQAACEAEVLTVNFLALQKVYQQFPEFKSLLDDIFQRQLLEKVNLRNAYLNRDALSRYLLFIERQPDIALRVKMQDVASYLGIAPQSLSRLRKQIS
- a CDS encoding SDR family oxidoreductase; the encoded protein is MENQINSLLAGKRVVILGGSSGIGMATAQAAAAEGAEVIIVSGTPQRIEQALQTLPATAQGHAADLRQEENIKNAFQAIGRFDHLVYTAGENLTLNTIDGTELADAQRFFILRFWSAFAAVKYGAQLINAGGSITLTSGTANARPGKGWSVASSICGAVEGFVRAMAVELAPVRVNSVVPGVVKTNLWGAMSEQDREGLYNSMGESYLVKRVGEANDIAQAHLYLMKQQFGTGQNLVIDGGGLLV